One window from the genome of Candidatus Effluviviaceae Genus V sp. encodes:
- a CDS encoding class I tRNA ligase family protein, producing the protein MSFREFDKGQRLPAIEDEVLDRWEREGTFEKSVSERADAPPFVFFEGPPTANGHPGAHHVLARTIKDIVCRYKTMRGFRVDRKAGWDTHGLPVEIEVEKELDLESKEDIERYGVAEFIAKCRDSVFKYKGEWDALTRRMGYWIDLPSAYVTCTNEYIESVWHILATLWRKDLIYKGHKILPYCPRCGTPLSSHEVAQGYRDAEDPSVFVRMRVKGEEATSFLVWTTTPWTLISNVALAVAPEEAYVRAKVGEETLILAEALLNVLDAEYEVESRMKGSELLGTEYEPLFSFVPLETPGHRVVSADFVTLEDGTGIVHIAPAFGEEDANLGKREDLPFVQPVDGAGRFTDEVAPWAGMFIKEADPLIIGDLRERGLLYKAASIVHTYPFCWRCDAPLVYYARESWYVRTTSFRDEMMK; encoded by the coding sequence ATGTCATTCCGCGAGTTCGACAAGGGGCAGAGGCTCCCCGCCATCGAGGACGAGGTTCTCGACCGGTGGGAGCGTGAGGGCACGTTCGAGAAGAGCGTCTCCGAGCGCGCCGACGCGCCGCCGTTCGTCTTCTTCGAGGGGCCGCCCACGGCCAACGGCCATCCGGGCGCCCACCACGTGCTGGCCAGGACGATCAAGGACATCGTCTGCCGCTACAAGACGATGCGCGGATTCCGTGTCGATCGGAAAGCCGGGTGGGACACGCACGGTCTCCCCGTTGAGATCGAGGTTGAGAAGGAACTCGACCTCGAGAGCAAGGAGGACATCGAGCGCTACGGTGTCGCCGAGTTCATCGCGAAGTGCCGCGACAGCGTCTTCAAGTACAAGGGCGAGTGGGACGCGCTGACGCGCAGGATGGGCTACTGGATCGACCTGCCGTCGGCCTACGTCACCTGCACGAACGAGTACATCGAATCCGTCTGGCACATCCTGGCGACCCTCTGGCGGAAGGACCTCATCTACAAGGGGCACAAGATCCTGCCGTACTGCCCCAGATGCGGAACCCCGCTCTCGAGTCACGAGGTCGCGCAGGGCTACCGGGACGCTGAGGACCCGTCGGTCTTCGTCCGCATGCGGGTCAAGGGCGAAGAGGCGACGTCGTTCCTCGTGTGGACGACGACGCCGTGGACCCTCATCTCGAACGTCGCCCTGGCCGTCGCACCGGAGGAGGCGTACGTCCGGGCGAAGGTCGGGGAGGAGACGCTCATCCTCGCCGAGGCGCTCCTGAACGTCCTCGACGCGGAGTACGAGGTCGAGAGCCGCATGAAGGGTTCCGAACTCCTCGGTACGGAGTACGAACCTCTCTTCTCGTTCGTCCCGCTGGAGACGCCCGGGCACCGGGTCGTGTCCGCCGACTTCGTTACGCTCGAGGACGGCACGGGAATCGTCCACATCGCTCCCGCCTTCGGCGAGGAGGACGCGAACCTCGGGAAGCGCGAGGACCTTCCGTTCGTCCAGCCGGTCGACGGCGCCGGCCGCTTCACCGACGAGGTTGCGCCATGGGCCGGCATGTTCATCAAGGAGGCCGACCCGCTCATCATCGGAGACCTCAGGGAGCGTGGCCTTCTCTACAAGGCGGCGTCGATCGTCCACACGTATCCGTTCTGCTGGCGGTGCGACGCGCCGCTCGTCTACTACGCCCGCGAGTCGTGGTACGTCAGGACGACCTCGTTCCGTGACGAGATGATGAAGAA